One window of Salegentibacter sp. Hel_I_6 genomic DNA carries:
- the ctlX gene encoding citrulline utilization hydrolase CtlX → MRQITDTILMVRPVAFRMNEQTAVNNYFQKDLTANNVNERAQAEFDEFASKLRKVGVNVIVVDDKKEDDTPDSIFPNNWVSFHENGHIALYPMFAENRRKERRMEYFAKLEESGFKITQVVDYTSAEEHDLFLEGTGSILLDRQNQKAYCALSPRAEEDLLIEFCEDFEFTPVIFNANQSVGGKRKAIYHTNVMMCLAEKFAVICLDTIDEAKERKNVLKHLKDDGKEIIAITESQMHEFAGNMLQVQGAFDKKYLVMSARAHKSLTKDQISKIENHCEILSSDLDVIETCGGGSARCMMAEVFLPKA, encoded by the coding sequence ATGAGACAGATTACAGATACAATTTTGATGGTACGCCCGGTGGCGTTTAGAATGAATGAGCAAACCGCGGTGAATAACTATTTTCAAAAAGATCTTACCGCAAATAATGTAAATGAACGTGCCCAGGCAGAATTTGATGAATTTGCTTCAAAGCTTAGAAAAGTTGGAGTGAATGTGATTGTAGTTGATGATAAGAAAGAGGATGATACGCCAGATTCTATTTTTCCTAACAATTGGGTTTCTTTTCACGAAAATGGACATATAGCCTTATATCCAATGTTTGCTGAAAACAGGAGAAAAGAACGCCGAATGGAATATTTCGCGAAATTAGAAGAAAGCGGTTTTAAGATTACTCAAGTTGTAGATTATACTTCGGCTGAAGAGCACGACTTATTTCTGGAAGGAACCGGTAGTATTTTGTTAGATAGGCAAAATCAAAAAGCTTATTGTGCTTTATCTCCCCGCGCTGAAGAAGATCTTTTAATCGAATTTTGCGAAGATTTTGAATTCACTCCTGTTATTTTCAATGCTAATCAAAGTGTTGGAGGAAAAAGAAAAGCTATTTACCACACCAATGTGATGATGTGTTTGGCTGAAAAATTCGCTGTTATCTGTTTAGATACTATTGATGAAGCCAAGGAACGCAAAAATGTGCTGAAACATTTAAAAGATGATGGCAAGGAAATAATTGCAATTACCGAATCTCAAATGCACGAATTTGCCGGAAATATGCTGCAGGTTCAGGGAGCATTCGATAAGAAATATTTGGTGATGAGTGCCCGTGCTCATAAAAGTTTGACAAAAGATCAAATATCAAAAATCGAAAATCATTGTGAGATTTTAAGCAGTGACCTTGATGTAATAGAAACCTGTGGAGGTGGAAGCGCCCGCTGCATGATGGCTGAAGTTTTTTTACCAAAAGCTTAG
- a CDS encoding citrate synthase — protein MSKATIEINGKKYEFPVVEGTENELGIDIKKLRAEAGVITLDRGYKNTGSCESAITFLNGEEGVLRYRGYSIEALAEKADFLEVAYLLIFGELPTKTQLDKFYADIKEESTVDEEMKKILDGFPKSAHPMGVLSSLTSALIAFNPSSVNVESEEDMYKAIVKILGKFPVLAAWTLRKKNSLPLNYGDDSLGYVENLHKMMFEKPGKSYKVDKEVIEALDKLLILHADHEQNCSTSTVRMVGSSHAGLFASISAGISALWGPLHGGANQAVIEMLERIKEDGGDTKKFMAKAKDKEDPFRLMGFGHRVYKNFDPRAKIIKKSADEVLAQLGVDDPVLDIAKGLEKEALEDQYFVDRKLYPNVDFYSGIIYRALGIPVEMFTVMFALGRLPGWIAQWREMRLMKEPIGRPRQIYTGENLREFKEVEKR, from the coding sequence ATGTCAAAAGCGACGATTGAAATAAATGGGAAAAAATACGAATTTCCCGTTGTAGAAGGAACCGAAAATGAATTAGGAATAGATATTAAAAAATTACGTGCAGAGGCAGGGGTTATTACCCTGGATCGTGGGTATAAAAATACAGGTAGTTGTGAGAGCGCTATTACTTTTCTTAATGGGGAAGAAGGAGTGCTTCGTTACCGAGGATATTCTATTGAAGCCCTTGCCGAAAAGGCAGATTTTCTTGAAGTAGCATACCTGCTTATTTTTGGGGAATTACCAACAAAAACTCAGTTAGACAAATTTTATGCAGATATCAAGGAAGAGTCTACGGTAGATGAAGAGATGAAGAAGATCCTTGATGGTTTTCCAAAGTCTGCTCACCCAATGGGCGTACTTTCTTCTTTAACCAGTGCACTTATTGCCTTTAATCCATCTTCAGTAAATGTAGAATCTGAAGAAGATATGTACAAGGCTATTGTTAAAATTCTTGGTAAGTTCCCGGTTCTTGCAGCCTGGACACTTAGAAAGAAAAATAGCCTTCCGCTTAATTATGGGGATGATTCTCTTGGTTATGTAGAGAACCTCCATAAAATGATGTTTGAAAAACCGGGTAAAAGTTATAAGGTAGATAAAGAAGTTATTGAAGCTTTAGATAAATTATTAATCCTTCACGCAGATCACGAGCAAAACTGTTCTACTTCTACGGTGAGAATGGTAGGTTCTTCGCACGCTGGGCTTTTTGCCTCAATTTCTGCAGGAATTTCTGCACTTTGGGGACCACTTCATGGTGGTGCTAACCAAGCGGTGATAGAAATGTTGGAAAGAATTAAAGAAGATGGTGGTGATACCAAAAAATTTATGGCAAAAGCTAAAGACAAGGAAGATCCTTTCCGTCTAATGGGCTTTGGTCACCGCGTTTATAAAAACTTTGATCCGCGAGCTAAGATTATCAAAAAATCTGCAGATGAAGTTCTAGCGCAACTAGGTGTAGATGATCCAGTTTTGGATATCGCAAAAGGTCTTGAAAAAGAAGCTTTAGAAGATCAGTACTTTGTAGATAGAAAACTATATCCAAACGTAGATTTCTATTCAGGAATTATTTATCGCGCCCTAGGAATTCCGGTAGAAATGTTTACTGTAATGTTCGCTCTTGGTAGACTTCCTGGGTGGATTGCTCAGTGGAGAGAAATGAGATTGATGAAAGAACCAATTGGTCGACCACGTCAAATTTATACCGGTGAAAACCTACGTGAATTCAAAGAAGTTGAAAAAAGATAA
- a CDS encoding dimethylarginine dimethylaminohydrolase family protein produces MKLNVNNETSRLKAVVLGTAESNGPVPSLEEAYDPKSAEFIKMGAYPKEEDMIAEMDAVAKVLEKYNVQVFRPKVIKDYNQIFTRDIAFVIEDKFIKSNILPDREQEIEAISHVIRHIDPSKVLQLPEDAHIEGGDVMPFGDYILVGTYRGADYKDYITARTNVQAVEALQELFPNKKVVSFNLRKSNTEPRDNALHLDCCFQPVGKGKAIIHRNGFLEEEEYNWLVNLFGKENVFEITRDEMYYMNSNIFSIAEDVVISEKNFTRLNAWLREQGITVEEVPYAEISKQEGLLRCSTLPLIRE; encoded by the coding sequence GTGAAATTAAATGTGAATAATGAAACTTCCCGTCTTAAGGCGGTGGTTTTAGGTACAGCAGAAAGCAATGGACCGGTACCTTCTTTAGAAGAAGCATACGATCCAAAATCAGCCGAATTCATCAAAATGGGCGCATATCCTAAAGAAGAAGATATGATCGCTGAAATGGATGCCGTGGCTAAAGTGCTGGAAAAGTATAATGTACAGGTTTTTAGACCAAAAGTTATAAAAGATTATAACCAGATTTTTACCCGGGATATTGCATTTGTAATAGAAGATAAATTTATAAAATCAAATATTTTACCAGATCGCGAACAGGAAATTGAAGCTATTAGTCATGTAATAAGGCATATAGATCCTTCAAAAGTATTGCAGTTACCAGAAGACGCGCATATAGAGGGTGGAGATGTAATGCCTTTTGGGGACTATATTTTAGTTGGGACGTATCGCGGTGCAGATTATAAAGATTATATCACGGCGCGTACTAACGTGCAGGCGGTAGAAGCACTTCAGGAATTGTTTCCGAATAAAAAAGTGGTTTCTTTCAATTTAAGAAAATCGAATACCGAGCCTCGCGATAATGCTTTGCATTTAGATTGTTGTTTTCAGCCTGTTGGAAAAGGCAAAGCAATTATTCATAGAAATGGCTTTTTGGAAGAAGAAGAATATAACTGGTTGGTGAACCTCTTCGGGAAAGAGAATGTTTTTGAAATCACTCGTGATGAGATGTATTATATGAATTCCAATATTTTCTCTATTGCTGAAGATGTGGTGATTTCAGAAAAGAATTTTACAAGATTAAATGCCTGGTTAAGGGAACAGGGCATTACTGTGGAAGAAGTGCCTTATGCTGAAATTTCTAAGCAGGAAGGGCTTTTGCGTTGTTCAACTTTACCGTTAATTAGAGAATAG
- the eno gene encoding phosphopyruvate hydratase, translated as MSVIINIHARQIFDSRGNPTVEVDVLTENGILGRAAVPSGASTGEHEAVELRDGGDDYMGKGVTKAVENVNDIIAEELLGYSVFEQNLIDKAMIEIDGTPNKAKLGANAILGVSLAVAKAAANELGLPLYRYIGGVSANTLPVPMMNIINGGSHSDAPIAFQEFMVMPVKAESFSHALKMGTEIFHHLKKVLHDRGLSTAVGDEGGFAPKLDGTEDALETILKAIKNAGYKGGDDVMIALDCAAAEFYENGKYDYKKFEGEGGKIRSSEEQAEYLAELSSKYPIISIEDGMDENDWDGWKALTDKIGDKVQLVGDDLFVTNVERLSRGIEEGIANSILIKVNQIGTLTETIAAVNMAHNAGFTSVMSHRSGETEDNTIADLAVALNTGQIKTGSASRSDRMAKYNQLIRIEEELGEVAYFPKRKAFKI; from the coding sequence ATGAGTGTAATAATAAATATTCACGCCCGTCAGATTTTTGACTCAAGAGGAAATCCAACCGTAGAAGTAGATGTTTTAACTGAAAATGGAATTTTAGGAAGAGCAGCAGTGCCTTCTGGAGCTTCTACCGGGGAACATGAAGCAGTAGAACTTCGTGATGGCGGCGATGATTATATGGGTAAAGGAGTTACAAAAGCCGTAGAAAATGTAAATGATATAATTGCTGAAGAATTATTAGGTTATTCTGTTTTTGAACAAAACCTGATTGATAAAGCAATGATTGAAATAGATGGAACGCCAAATAAAGCAAAGTTAGGAGCAAACGCCATTTTAGGTGTTTCTCTTGCCGTAGCTAAAGCAGCTGCAAACGAACTTGGTTTGCCATTATACCGCTATATAGGTGGGGTTAGTGCTAATACGCTTCCTGTGCCAATGATGAATATTATAAATGGTGGTTCACATAGTGATGCGCCAATCGCATTTCAGGAATTTATGGTAATGCCGGTAAAAGCCGAAAGCTTTTCTCACGCCTTAAAAATGGGAACTGAAATTTTTCATCATCTAAAAAAAGTACTTCACGATCGTGGTTTAAGCACAGCTGTTGGAGATGAAGGTGGTTTCGCGCCAAAGTTGGATGGAACTGAAGATGCTTTAGAAACAATTCTTAAAGCTATAAAGAATGCCGGTTATAAAGGTGGTGACGATGTGATGATCGCTTTAGACTGTGCTGCTGCAGAATTCTATGAGAATGGGAAATACGACTATAAGAAATTTGAAGGTGAAGGCGGGAAAATAAGATCTAGCGAGGAACAAGCTGAGTATCTTGCTGAACTTTCTTCTAAATACCCAATCATTTCTATTGAAGATGGAATGGATGAGAACGACTGGGATGGTTGGAAGGCCTTAACCGATAAAATTGGAGATAAAGTTCAGTTGGTTGGAGACGACCTTTTTGTAACTAATGTTGAAAGACTTTCAAGAGGAATTGAAGAAGGAATTGCAAATTCAATTCTTATTAAAGTAAATCAAATTGGTACGCTAACTGAAACTATTGCAGCTGTAAATATGGCGCATAATGCCGGCTTTACTTCAGTAATGTCCCACCGTTCTGGAGAGACTGAAGATAATACTATTGCCGATCTTGCTGTAGCTTTAAACACCGGGCAGATTAAAACCGGTTCAGCTTCAAGAAGTGACCGTATGGCAAAATACAATCAGTTAATTAGAATCGAAGAAGAATTGGGTGAAGTTGCTTATTTTCCAAAGCGAAAAGCATTCAAAATCTAA
- a CDS encoding DUF3575 domain-containing protein: MKKLLLFSFCLFSFLSINAQDQASVEDGLLSINILTPGLEYEFGLANSTTLDLRAGSGIAFGTGSSGDFFGIFPVFSAQYRYYYNFRNRIEKNKTVKNNSANYIALSGSLQSGKPIIGNIEYTADYFGTIGPVWGLQRYYGSGFKLDLNLGAGYGFDELGDSYFSPIIGIRLGWLLSN, translated from the coding sequence ATGAAAAAATTACTACTATTCAGCTTCTGCCTTTTCTCTTTTCTATCCATCAACGCACAAGATCAGGCTTCGGTAGAAGATGGTTTGTTGTCAATAAACATCTTAACTCCTGGTTTAGAGTACGAATTTGGACTTGCAAATTCTACAACTCTTGATTTAAGGGCAGGTTCAGGTATCGCTTTTGGTACCGGTTCATCAGGAGATTTTTTCGGAATTTTTCCGGTCTTTTCTGCTCAGTATCGTTATTATTATAATTTCAGGAATAGAATTGAAAAAAATAAAACAGTAAAAAATAATAGCGCAAATTATATTGCACTTAGCGGTAGTCTCCAATCTGGAAAACCCATTATTGGGAATATTGAATATACCGCAGATTATTTTGGAACTATAGGACCGGTATGGGGTTTACAACGTTACTATGGCAGTGGTTTTAAATTAGACCTTAATTTAGGAGCTGGATATGGTTTTGATGAATTGGGGGATTCATATTTTTCGCCAATCATAGGAATTAGACTTGGATGGCTTCTTTCAAATTAA
- a CDS encoding BCCT family transporter, whose amino-acid sequence MKQLTRAFLRNPLLYIASGSLFLLALFIFIFTGLFYEIIEIGSIWVREFFGGFYLWLGLLCVFFLIFIAFSRFGKIKLGNSPPEFDRLSWIAMLYSAGMGAGILLRAVQEPVFMFLNPPIETGSSPDVISLEYTFYQWGFTAWAFYGIFALLIAYSLFVRKSDILLGTSLPQLKKIKYLPQGVNLLTILTTVFGLVAAIGLGTTQIEGGISHLTSKPPGTLWITLFLVLLICSLAFISAFAGIKKGIKRISNWNIYITFFLMLFVFLQVDILNVFSHFFESFYRYIIDFVPLSLALGKYNPGKEFLTDWTYYYWAFWLAWAPFTGIFIARISKGRSIREMILGVLLIPSLGSFFWFSVFGSASFDLIGGMESYNGEFDNVFTSMFRFFEAFPFSNFTNIVTILLLISFLVTSVDSAIYVLSMFSDKGKEHPRRKFRLIWAAVILIFSEAIIILGNIKPDSDVLTAMQKFLIISSLPFAVFTAGIMILFLRELFNKH is encoded by the coding sequence TTGAAGCAACTTACACGCGCTTTTTTGAGAAATCCTTTACTCTATATCGCTTCAGGGAGCTTGTTTTTACTTGCACTTTTCATCTTTATCTTTACTGGTTTATTTTATGAAATAATTGAAATTGGTTCCATTTGGGTGCGTGAATTTTTTGGTGGATTTTATTTATGGCTCGGCTTATTATGCGTGTTTTTTCTCATTTTTATCGCTTTCTCAAGATTCGGAAAAATAAAGCTGGGAAATTCTCCACCAGAATTCGACCGACTTTCATGGATTGCTATGCTTTACAGTGCGGGAATGGGAGCCGGTATTTTATTAAGGGCCGTGCAGGAACCGGTTTTTATGTTTTTAAATCCGCCAATTGAAACCGGCTCTTCTCCTGATGTAATCTCATTAGAATATACATTTTATCAATGGGGTTTTACCGCCTGGGCGTTCTACGGGATCTTCGCATTACTTATCGCCTACTCCCTATTTGTGAGAAAATCTGATATCCTTTTAGGAACCAGTTTACCTCAACTTAAAAAAATAAAATACCTACCACAAGGAGTAAATTTACTTACTATTCTCACTACAGTTTTTGGTTTGGTTGCAGCAATTGGATTGGGCACCACACAAATTGAAGGAGGAATTAGTCATCTTACTTCAAAGCCACCCGGAACTCTTTGGATCACCCTCTTTTTAGTTTTATTAATTTGCTCCCTGGCATTCATCTCGGCTTTCGCCGGAATAAAAAAAGGCATTAAACGTATTTCTAACTGGAACATCTATATAACCTTTTTCCTGATGCTCTTCGTGTTTCTACAAGTGGATATTCTGAATGTCTTCAGCCATTTTTTTGAATCTTTTTACCGCTATATTATAGATTTTGTTCCGCTTAGTTTAGCACTTGGGAAATACAATCCCGGAAAAGAATTTCTAACAGACTGGACATATTATTACTGGGCTTTTTGGTTAGCCTGGGCTCCATTCACAGGAATTTTTATCGCCAGGATTTCTAAAGGTAGAAGTATTCGAGAAATGATTTTGGGAGTTTTACTAATCCCCTCACTGGGGAGTTTCTTTTGGTTCAGCGTTTTTGGTTCTGCTTCTTTCGATCTTATTGGAGGTATGGAAAGCTATAACGGCGAATTTGATAATGTTTTCACCTCTATGTTTCGATTTTTTGAAGCTTTCCCTTTTTCAAATTTCACTAATATCGTTACCATACTTCTTTTGATTAGTTTTTTGGTGACTTCGGTTGATTCAGCAATATATGTACTGAGTATGTTTAGCGATAAAGGAAAAGAACATCCCAGAAGAAAATTCAGGCTTATCTGGGCGGCGGTAATCCTCATTTTTTCCGAAGCAATAATAATTCTTGGCAACATAAAACCCGATAGTGATGTGCTTACTGCAATGCAAAAGTTTTTGATAATAAGCTCCTTACCTTTTGCGGTTTTTACAGCAGGAATTATGATCTTGTTTTTAAGGGAGTTATTTAATAAGCATTAG
- a CDS encoding SDR family oxidoreductase, translating to MRILLTGANGYIGMRLLPELIEQGHEVVCAVRNKNRFTSNEELLSKIEIVELDFLEDEKTPEKIKNIDVAYYLIHSMSGSTKDFDSQEAQAAKNFNKIMAGTSVNQVIYLSGIINTEELSKHLKSRKKVEEILYSGSFKLTVLRAAIIVGSGSSSFEIIRDLCEKLPVMITPKWVETKCQPISIRDIIKFLTGVIGKEQCYNESFDVGGPDVLTYKEMMLKYAEIRKLKLWILSVPVMSPKLSSYWLYFVTSTSYKLAQNLVDSMSVEVITNDTRLQEILNIVPISYTEAIELAFYKIEQNQVISSWKDSLSSGRFGKELNKYIQVPKYGCLLDKQSAKVENPEEVLERIWAIGGLNGWYYGNWLWKFRGYIDKFFGGVGLRRGRTHPNKIASGDSLDFWRVLLADKEERRLLLFAEMKVPGEAWLEFCIDKENVLHQTATFRPKGIWGRLYWYAMYPFHYFIFEGMLNKIIKGESKKQVA from the coding sequence ATGAGAATTCTTCTTACTGGCGCCAATGGTTATATAGGAATGCGACTACTCCCCGAACTTATTGAACAAGGCCACGAGGTGGTTTGCGCGGTGCGAAACAAAAATCGATTTACCTCTAACGAAGAGTTACTCAGTAAAATTGAAATCGTAGAACTTGATTTCTTAGAGGATGAAAAAACACCTGAGAAAATTAAGAATATTGATGTAGCCTATTACCTCATCCATTCCATGAGTGGTTCTACAAAAGATTTTGATAGCCAGGAAGCACAGGCCGCAAAGAATTTCAATAAAATAATGGCCGGAACTTCGGTAAACCAGGTTATTTATTTAAGCGGAATAATCAATACAGAGGAACTTTCTAAACATCTTAAATCTCGAAAAAAAGTAGAAGAAATCTTATACAGCGGAAGTTTTAAACTTACCGTGCTAAGGGCTGCTATTATTGTAGGTTCTGGCAGCTCATCCTTTGAGATTATTAGAGATCTCTGTGAGAAACTCCCGGTAATGATCACACCAAAATGGGTGGAAACCAAATGCCAGCCCATTTCTATTCGTGACATTATTAAATTTTTAACCGGAGTAATTGGAAAGGAGCAATGTTATAATGAATCTTTTGATGTAGGTGGTCCAGATGTGCTCACTTATAAAGAAATGATGTTGAAATATGCTGAAATTCGAAAACTAAAATTATGGATTTTGAGCGTGCCGGTAATGTCTCCAAAACTTTCTTCATACTGGCTTTATTTTGTAACCTCAACTTCATATAAACTTGCGCAAAACCTTGTAGACAGTATGAGTGTTGAAGTGATTACCAATGACACCCGATTACAGGAAATTTTAAATATTGTACCCATATCTTATACCGAAGCCATAGAACTCGCTTTTTACAAAATTGAACAAAATCAGGTAATTTCAAGTTGGAAAGATTCATTAAGCAGCGGTCGTTTTGGCAAAGAATTAAATAAATATATACAGGTTCCAAAATATGGTTGTCTTCTCGACAAGCAATCGGCTAAGGTAGAGAACCCCGAGGAAGTGTTGGAACGCATTTGGGCGATTGGCGGATTAAATGGATGGTATTACGGAAACTGGTTATGGAAATTTCGTGGGTATATAGATAAGTTTTTTGGAGGTGTTGGATTGCGACGCGGAAGAACACATCCCAACAAAATAGCTTCTGGTGATTCTTTAGATTTTTGGCGTGTACTTTTAGCCGATAAAGAGGAAAGAAGATTACTACTATTTGCCGAAATGAAAGTTCCCGGCGAGGCCTGGTTAGAATTTTGTATAGACAAGGAAAACGTGCTGCACCAAACCGCTACTTTTAGACCAAAAGGTATTTGGGGAAGATTATACTGGTATGCTATGTACCCTTTTCACTATTTTATTTTTGAAGGAATGCTGAATAAAATTATTAAAGGTGAGTCCAAAAAACAAGTTGCCTGA